A single window of Bradyrhizobium daqingense DNA harbors:
- a CDS encoding reverse transcriptase domain-containing protein produces MKRPIRSGAFRERKLYCKAKAEPAFRFYVLYDKICREDILSHAYKLARANAGAPGVDGITFEQIDASGLEAWLAGLRDELVTKTYRPDPVRRVMIPKPGGGERPLGIPTIRDRVVQAAAKIVLEPIFEADFEDGAYGYRPRRNAVDAVKEVHRLMCRGYTDVVDADLSKYFDTIPHSDLLKSVARRIVDRNVLRLIKLWLRVPVEERDSNGKRRMSGGKSNKCGTPQGGVMVP; encoded by the coding sequence TTGAAACGCCCGATAAGATCAGGAGCCTTCAGAGAAAGAAAGCTTTATTGTAAGGCGAAGGCGGAGCCTGCCTTCCGCTTCTACGTGCTGTACGACAAGATCTGCCGCGAGGACATTCTGAGCCATGCCTACAAGCTGGCCCGCGCCAACGCGGGTGCGCCGGGAGTGGACGGAATAACTTTCGAACAGATCGACGCGTCGGGACTCGAAGCATGGTTGGCTGGCCTGCGCGATGAACTCGTCACGAAGACCTATCGGCCCGATCCGGTGCGGCGGGTGATGATCCCGAAGCCCGGCGGCGGCGAACGTCCGCTCGGTATCCCAACAATCCGGGACCGGGTCGTCCAAGCTGCTGCAAAGATCGTGCTGGAACCGATCTTCGAGGCGGATTTTGAGGACGGAGCTTATGGATATCGCCCGCGCCGCAACGCGGTCGATGCCGTCAAGGAAGTGCACCGGCTTATGTGCCGGGGCTACACAGATGTTGTTGACGCCGATTTGTCGAAATACTTCGACACGATACCGCACTCGGACCTCCTCAAATCGGTGGCCCGACGCATCGTCGACCGGAATGTGCTGCGGCTGATTAAGTTATGGCTGCGAGTACCGGTCGAGGAGCGGGATAGCAACGGGAAACGGCGCATGAGCGGCGGTAAGAGCAACAAGTGTGGCACGCCACAGGGGGGTGTCATGGTTCCCTGA
- a CDS encoding LPS-assembly protein LptD, which produces MLAIAVVIATGFGPVVKASAQNVSYNTQPPRPKPPKAANDNQMLVQATEVVYDYNNSRISAVGNVQLFYNGTSVEANKVAYDQKTKRLHAEGNIRMTDAEGKITYAETIDLSDDYRDGFVGSLRVDTADRTRMAATRADRSSGNYTVFENGVYTACAPCKDDPKKPPLWQVKGARIIHDQQEKMLYFETAQLEFFGVPLAYMPYFSTPDPTVKRKSGFLMPGFTSNTGYGYGVEVPFYWAIAPDMDVTFNPRITSRQGVLFQAEFRQRLMGGAYQIRAYGIDQLDRGAFAGQPGDRQWRGAVETKGQFALNDKWVWGWDGVVMSDYYFFSDYRLSQYRDPLGSFLNLPTDAVSQLYLTGAGNRSFFDARTMYWRSFSGNQDKVPIVYPVIDYSNVLNYPVFGGEFSYKTNSVNLSRDSAVIDPITTLANTNSLCTTASADPLARTPSQCLLRGFPGTYTRLSAEAQWRKSFTDPLGQIWTPFAGLRADAINSSVSNQPGVSNYLPVGDTQAFRLMPTVGLEYRYPFINVQPWGSTTVEPIAQIIIRPNETYAGKFPNEDAQSFVFETSNLFSVDKFSGYDRVEGGGRANVGVQATTQFDKGGAAKVLFGQSYQLFGMNSYAVRDSINTGLDSGLDKPRSDYVASIDYSPNRTYTFSVRSRMDEQTWNVQRFEAEGRANFDRWSISVMYGNYAAQPELGYLTRREGILTTGSLKVATNWVVTGSARWDLEANEINQYVVGAGYVDDCLVLGLNYLKSYNYTVGGVPPVLNETYMLSIGLRTFGTIAIGF; this is translated from the coding sequence TTGCTTGCCATAGCCGTTGTCATCGCGACTGGTTTCGGCCCCGTCGTAAAGGCATCGGCGCAGAACGTCTCCTACAATACGCAGCCGCCGCGTCCGAAGCCGCCGAAGGCCGCCAACGACAACCAGATGCTGGTTCAGGCGACCGAGGTCGTCTACGACTACAATAATTCGCGGATCTCGGCGGTCGGTAACGTCCAGCTGTTCTACAACGGCACCAGCGTCGAGGCTAACAAGGTCGCCTACGACCAGAAGACCAAGCGGCTCCATGCCGAAGGCAACATCCGCATGACGGATGCCGAGGGCAAGATCACCTATGCCGAGACGATCGATCTGTCCGACGACTATCGCGACGGATTCGTCGGTTCGCTCCGGGTCGATACCGCCGACCGGACACGGATGGCCGCAACGCGCGCCGACCGTTCCAGCGGCAACTACACCGTGTTCGAGAACGGCGTCTACACGGCCTGCGCTCCGTGCAAGGACGATCCGAAGAAGCCACCGCTCTGGCAGGTCAAGGGTGCCCGCATCATCCACGACCAGCAGGAGAAGATGCTGTACTTCGAGACGGCGCAGCTCGAGTTCTTCGGCGTGCCGCTCGCTTACATGCCCTACTTCTCGACGCCCGACCCGACCGTGAAGCGCAAGTCCGGCTTCCTGATGCCGGGCTTCACCTCGAACACGGGCTACGGCTACGGCGTGGAGGTCCCGTTCTACTGGGCGATCGCGCCCGATATGGACGTGACCTTCAACCCGCGCATCACCTCCAGGCAGGGCGTGCTGTTCCAGGCGGAGTTCCGCCAGCGCCTGATGGGCGGCGCCTACCAGATCCGTGCTTACGGCATCGACCAGCTCGATCGCGGCGCCTTCGCCGGGCAGCCCGGCGACCGCCAGTGGCGCGGCGCCGTCGAGACCAAGGGTCAGTTCGCGCTGAACGACAAATGGGTCTGGGGTTGGGACGGCGTCGTGATGTCCGACTACTATTTCTTCTCGGACTACCGCCTGTCGCAGTACCGTGACCCGCTCGGTTCGTTCCTGAACCTGCCGACCGACGCGGTCTCGCAGCTCTATCTGACCGGCGCCGGCAATCGCAGCTTCTTCGATGCGCGCACGATGTACTGGCGGAGCTTCTCGGGCAACCAGGACAAGGTCCCGATCGTCTACCCCGTGATCGACTACTCGAACGTGCTCAACTATCCGGTGTTCGGCGGCGAGTTCAGCTACAAGACCAACTCCGTCAACCTGTCGCGTGACAGCGCCGTGATCGATCCGATCACCACGCTCGCCAACACCAACAGCCTGTGCACGACGGCGTCGGCCGATCCGCTCGCGCGCACGCCATCGCAGTGCCTGCTGCGCGGCTTCCCCGGCACCTATACCCGCCTGTCGGCGGAAGCGCAGTGGCGCAAATCCTTCACCGACCCGCTCGGCCAGATCTGGACGCCGTTCGCCGGCCTGCGCGCCGATGCAATCAACTCCTCGGTCTCGAACCAGCCGGGCGTGTCGAACTACCTACCGGTCGGCGACACCCAGGCATTCCGCCTGATGCCGACGGTCGGCCTCGAATACCGCTATCCCTTCATCAACGTTCAGCCCTGGGGCTCGACCACCGTCGAGCCGATCGCGCAGATCATCATCCGCCCGAACGAGACTTATGCCGGCAAGTTTCCCAACGAGGATGCGCAGAGTTTTGTATTCGAAACGTCGAACCTGTTCAGCGTCGACAAGTTCTCCGGTTACGACCGCGTCGAGGGCGGCGGCCGCGCCAATGTCGGCGTGCAGGCCACCACGCAGTTCGACAAGGGCGGCGCGGCCAAGGTGCTGTTCGGCCAGTCCTACCAGCTGTTCGGCATGAACTCCTACGCGGTCCGGGACTCCATCAACACGGGCCTCGATTCCGGTCTCGACAAGCCCCGCTCCGACTACGTGGCGAGTATCGACTACTCGCCCAACCGCACCTACACCTTCAGCGTCCGCTCCCGCATGGACGAGCAGACCTGGAACGTCCAGCGTTTCGAGGCCGAAGGCCGCGCCAACTTCGATCGCTGGTCGATCAGCGTGATGTACGGCAACTACGCGGCACAGCCGGAGCTCGGCTATCTGACCCGCCGCGAAGGCATCCTCACCACCGGCTCGCTGAAGGTCGCGACCAACTGGGTGGTCACGGGCTCGGCGCGCTGGGACCTCGAGGCCAACGAGATCAACCAGTATGTGGTCGGTGCCGGCTATGTCGACGATTGCTTGGTGCTGGGATTGAACTATCTGAAATCCTACAATTATACGGTAGGCGGCGTGCCCCCCGTCTTGAATGAGACCTACATGCTAAGTATAGGTCTACGAACATTCGGGACGATCGCAATCGGCTTCTGA